A region of the Apium graveolens cultivar Ventura chromosome 6, ASM990537v1, whole genome shotgun sequence genome:
GCGAGCCTAGAAATAAGAAGTAtaagcccattaggttttttGTTCCCCGAGAACTACGCCAGGCTTGAttcctatataaagggtacgtaggtaCATTGAAACGGGTTGGAAGTTTAGAGCTAAAtaggagccaccactaaccctaatcaatctcagcccccaatacATCACAACTACCACACTCCACTTACTTTTTCATTGAATaaccaccatcgtagatcttgattccgACGATGAACCATAAATTTTGTTATTACCAAATTCCTTCGTCAACGCAATTATTCACTATTATTTCTAGGTTAGTTGCAGTACTTCAGCCTCCCTTTGACACAATTTTATGGTTTCGGAGTACACGTTTAAGaatatatttttttatcgtaggtagcccgcagccgctacccttcgggtatGCACGGGGTAAACCTACGGACCCatgcaatagcctgcaaaccacgtgaaccaaggtaaaccgcatttaagcgacaatCTCTGACTcaggagacataatcataaattctcctatCGGGGGATTTGAACCTGTGatcaagaggatagttatcccaTTTTTAACCAAATGAGTCAACAATTACTATCGACtcatgtaatatcccgtaatttttagaattagattaataatagaataatagaataaaaagtattaaaattagataaggactaggatttaaaatttcgattagactaatgggcctaaaatttggatcagattctaatatggataacttgtaggttaagatatagggttttgtatctttataaatacaccatattcgtattccttgattttatcattaaaattcgtaggactCTTCTCAGTAAAAATcagtttttttataaaattcgtagaaaattcatcgtaagtcaaaATTAtgtgattctggacttttcggagagCTCTTTTCATTATcttcaactttcgtgtttcgtatttctcaagataacgtcgtttagagggtcaaaaaagCAATATTCAGATCTTATCAGGCTTTGAAGTAAGTACTTTTTGGCTTTCTtttattttcggaaaagttttgatactctgattttgaatttcgtataagatataagaattctgtttcgaactgtgtaagaaataagatacgagaatcttttgaaacccagtctctacgttttcgaacctgttcataatttacgctatagttccggaactaaccttagatacccttattaagcgcacaagtgtgcaactttagatacctattaagggcgtgcaattattgaactttagatgccgaccactggaaagtgtggtatatgagaataagaataagaattagatgccggctgCTGGCAAAGTGTGGTCGTAGATCAAGATTGTGGTGTTTATAtgaattatcgtttcgttctgttttattctgttCTGGTCTGTTATAAAATATGCTCTGTTCTGTTTTTAATTCTGAATTTTAATATATAAAACTTTGgattggatttattttagaaaatattttacaaaattattattgttttgagggaaatcgttttattaaaacacccattgttttccggttaaatagttagtcaatttgtacttgctgagttttgtagctcacccctttcaatttcaggtttcgtttaagagttcgagttggatagcattgaagTTCGAGGACTTAGAATTAGAGTTGATTGACTTTTTGggcttccgttagctgcgcttttgtaatagtctcctttgtaattgaattttggattagtaaattgtattttattttagttttgatttagaattaatagtccggaagtgcgggttgTTACAACTCCTCTAAAATCCCCAcaaataaaatgaataataattatgCAGTTATTTCCTTAAAAAAAATGTGTAGTACCGATCTTAAATTAGTACGTTTTGGGACATATAAAATTATTACAATGGTTCGTATGAAATGGGATGGAGAGTTTTTTTCCGTTCTTTTGAAGTCAAATTACAAACATTTTATACAATTCATACTCATAATCATTAAATATTGTCATTTGCAAAGGTAAATACAAGTATGCTAGACGACTTTAGATGGTGATCACATGACATCTTAAACTAACATAACAGAGATCTAGTTGTACGTTGTTTGAAGTTTCAAGTAATTTGTTTTTACACGACAGTCGAACAACAAATTATTCCTCCTGCTAACGTATTGATAATATATTATATCAACTAAAATATATTCTAATACAATTCTGAACGTAAAAGACCTAGGGCAAATGTATGGATGATTAAACAAAAGCACACAAACAATACTATAATGCAAAGTGGTACAATTTTAACAATTAGCACGAGTGTGCGTCAACATGAAAGCTGCTATATATATGAGCTACCTACTTTTGAGAATCTTCTGTTTGGAATGCTTCAGCTGCACCGGTCAGCATGCTTTATATATATTCCAGTTGGCTTTTGTTGACCAATTAACTCGTGTTTGTGTACTCACTGAGTTTGTATCAAACTGAATCCACCGTCACAAAATTGTGAACCAGTAACCCATGTGTCTACGTAGACTCGAATTCTCAACGTGCCGTTTGTTGGCTAACTCAATGTTGCATCAGCTAGTATTTCCCTTAGCAACAACTTTTTGCTTGAAATATCAACTTGGTTATTAGCTTCATGTGCTGCACAAACTATAGTTGTAGTTTTGTAACGCTTGGTGCCGATTTTTCGTCGCTTCTTCAGAAGAAAAATTATACCTGGAAAAAACGATGTCATCCATATAGGAAATCGAGTTGGCTCCACTAGACAATTTTGTATATCCGTTACGATTTCTGATATTGTTGGCCGATTGTATGGTTTTGCTGAAATGCAACGTAAAGCTATATTTACAACATGCAGTATCATCGGTTCCATGTACCGCGGCAAGGTAACTCGTTTGTCACAAATTTCTAAAACTCTATTTTCCTTAATTAGTAACGTTGCCCAATGAACTATTGTAGCAGGAACCCTAGTTACATCAATAGCTTTGGTGCAACTTATAATCTCCAGCAATACTACACCAAAACTGAACACATCATTTTTTGAACTTAGTTTGTTTGGTGAGGTGTAACAAGGGTCTAGGTACCCTATGGTTCCTGCCGGTCGACTCACCGAGTTAACTCGTTGACTCGACTGGTCGCTGAACATTTGGATTGCTAGTCCAAAATCAGCCAACTTTGCATCCCAAAGTGCATCAAACAAAATATTTGAAGTCTTGATATCCCTGTGGATAACTAAAGGCTTGGTATCATGAAGAACTTGTACTGCTCGGGCAATTTGAATGGCGATTTCGATACGTTTAGGCCATGTTGGAGGTGTAGGTGTAAAGTGAAGCAAATCATGAAGTGTGCCATTAGGCAAATATTCCATGACCAAAACTTTGTTACCAAACGAGTCATGGCTCATTCCAAGAATATTGATCAAATTACTAGAAGATTTTGGTAGAGTTGACAATATACGTACTTCATTATCAAGCTTGGAATTGTCTTGAAGCTTTTGAAGCCCTAGTGATTGCTTCTTTATAGCGACGATTCTTCCATCACTAAGAACACCTTTGTAGACACTTCCATGACTTCCTTTACCTATAAGATTAGTTGCAGAGAAGTTCTGAGTGGCTGCTTCAAGTTCTTGATATCTAAACTCATACATCTCCTTGTGTAATCCTTTTCAACCTATACTTTGCTAGCTATGTATGCTTATTCATAGTTAATTTGCATGGACAAACAAGATGTTATAGacttataattttatgattcatGAAGTTTAATAATGGAAAAGGATTGGTTAGTTAATGATAGTGGAGAACAAGAATATAAGATATGCATAAAAAATAAAGCAAGTGAAACAATAAAAAAGAAAAAGCAGGAGAAAAAGCAAGAGAAGATATTGGAAATATAAAAGTGAAGAGCATCTCCAAGCTCAAGAACATGGATATGTGAGGAGGCATGAGATGCTCTTAAGTTTttcttaaaaatcaattaattaaggTAATTTTTGTTTTAGGGGCAAGAATATTAAGAAAATATATGGGACAAAAGAGAGTTGCATATCTGTAAAAATTGATAATGAAATACTTTTATCAGAAAAAGTAGTGAGAGGCTTTTTCACATGGACAGACAATAGTGAAAATCAAATGTTGATGATAACTTCTTTTTGAGTGTGATGTCGGGATATGAATCATCTGCCACAACCCCAAAAATTCTTACAGGGATTTCCACCTAACTTATATAGAAACAGcttgtttttttataaataatctagattagtttttgttttttttatatatgaTTTCAAGGAACTTTAGATTAATAAAAATGAAAAGCCCTACCAAATAAAGCATAAATTAACGTGGTTTATAAATTATACGATGTTCTTGTCGATTTTGCTTTTCCAGATCTCGAAAATGCTTAATAAATATCTTGAAATGTTTTATTGTTCAGATAAATTATTGAATGCAGGAAAATAATAATTACACATATTTGAAGAATTTTTTTAGTGTGTGGTCATGGAACACATGCTAAAAATTAGTGATTGACTAGGTATCCATAAAATATTGATAGATAGTTTATTAATAATGATGGACCttacatgcataaaaaaatttatcaataaaaattTTACAACTCATCAATCACACTTTCTTAgcatataatatttaaaataaagcTTTCTAAAGAATCTGTTTATATCCAccgaatttttaaaaaaaaaataagtaGGATAGCGTATGTGCTAAAAGTATTGTTTTCGTAAAGGCTTCAGAAGTATAGATCTTGTTCATAATTCATACATGGCATTTGCCAAGCATAGTTCGCTAACATATCTGATTTCATAGGTCATTTCGTATTTGGTACGCACATAATAATAGTTCGTATTTGAATTCCTATGTAGTTTTTATTTTCTAGATGATTACACATGcatcaaaagaaaagaaaggcctttaatcttaatttttttttttaaaaaatgatccAAAATATTATAATAAGGGAAAATAATCTTTTATATCATTTACAAATGTAAAATAAACTTGCGTTTATAAAATATGTTAAAAGCAGTATTTTTTTTATTGGGGCAAGGTATTGGACCTATAAAATAAGTAAAGAAACAATTATTTGTTGCCTTTTTAGGTTAAAGCAACACATAAGAATTTTGCATATTCTTCTGTATGAAAAAAAATCTTGCGTTTTATGTTTGGATTCAGGTTGGGTCTTACTACCAATTAACCGCAACAAAAACTTGGGTTTTGGGTATTATCCTACTGCAATAATTCTTGCTAAGAAGAACGCCCATGTTGTGGCAATTCCACCTAACTAGGAAacatttttttttgtgtttttaaATGATAAAAAAGAGCATATTCGCTTATGAGATTTTGGGTCATTTTTTCCCAAATTATAATTTTAAGGAATATTATCTCACACATGTCAAGAATCAAACTAACCTTCTCAAAAGTTATAAGCAGGTACACCATCTTTAGATGGCTCTGTATAGTTTATATTAAATCCTGTTACTTTAGTTCTATATATTTTAGATTTTTTCCATTTATGTGAGATTAATActctattaatttattttatagtagagaataaagaaacaaaataaatgtgtaagaaaaatctatatagacagttaatatatttatataaataaataaataaatatttgatttatGGAAGATTATAAGTTAGAAAGTATTAAAATGATAGCAGATAAAAACCTTACttttaataaagatataaatcaacatattgaaagttgtaaaataagtatgcaaataataaatgaaaaattagatattatagctacgatacgaacaatgttggaagaaagagatgaaaaaattagaagactggaagaagaaaatctttaaataaaatgagaaaaatttattaaagaaactaatttagaaattcaaataaaagacttaaaagaagtattaactgaacaatataaattaataaataatttatgacaaaaaattaaaaaatgaattggatagatccaaatgcaataactagaaataatagaaaaatgaaagaattaataaaaaaccaagaaaaaatagaaatagaactagaaaattgcaagaaagaaaaaataaaattgaatggacaagagaaaatagggatgaaataataagatgttatcaacaacttgaaaatatgataataacatttagaaataataaactaagaatataaggacttaaaataaattaattttatcaaGTAACATAACTCGATAATAATACAGTTTGAAAAAATGTCATTAGAAAAATTAAGTGAAAAACAAGAtgtatattatcaaatggatgaatacgaagaagGAACATCACAAACTTTAAGTTTTAAACCGGATATATATAATAAAATCCAAAGTGAAATAGAagaattaacaataaaaaagatattcaaaacatcatattttgaaagaaataaagaagtTAGATATATTGCTCAgaaacatgaaaatataatagatatagatacgataaatggaaaagcaaaaataaatttaataatcgatggtttgataaaaaaagaactatccaaattaaaacaaaaggaagcaaataaactaaaaaatatttattttggagcaatagaatttacaataaaagcaaattttcagaaaaatatccatactcctatacagatatatgtaCTAAACGATAGAATAttaggaaatatacaagattcattaatagcaaTAGTAAAAGAAAActtgatatatcagaaattaaaatttataatacaacctgattttagcatatcattaaaagatgaaaataaagaaagatctttaacattatattataaattagatggaataaaaatgaaatatataaatacatcacaGTTTATAATGAATCTGGAACAAATAAAAGAAGATAATAATAACTGGTATGAATATGAATAGTAAGAAACGAAATACAAAAATTAAATGAGACCTCCAGCAAAATTACTAACAGATAATAATAaaagttataaaaataaattaatggagttgctattattttagatttataactTTTATTATTATCTCTTAGTAATTTTGCTGGAGGTCtcatttaatttttatatttcgTTTCTTACTATTCATATTCGTAATTACTATTCACTTTCCGAAAATTTTCTAACTTTTCTATTATTTGCTACACTAAATTATTGTTCATCTTCTCGGCCTATTTTCCTAttattggctctgataccatttctgagAAGAGTTTATTTATTGAAATAATATAGGTACCTTAaacatattatatataatattaggaTCTCATCATCTATTAACCCTAAGGAGGGAAGGAATATAGATGGTATTTTATAATTGcacaaaatattaaataaaattaaattcattttttaattaaattttccataatttctaACCAATTCTAATATCATAATCACAAAAATAATCACTTTATCAAAATTATACATAGTAATTTATTAGTTTAGAATATTTACCTTGTAACAGAATTTTAGATCACCGGAGCTCTCAACTCACCGTGGCTCCTTGTTCCCTTTTCTTGCATCAGCTGTGGGATATTGACCTCGGCACTAGGAGTACTCAACAGACTTCTCCAAAATGTTGTTTTAAGATAATATTTCTAACctaataaatactaaatataatttcataatgtAACATTTTTGATTTTATGATATTGTGCTTGGCCGAAATTATGGAAAAGAGAAGTGTTTAGTTACGCATGAGAGAGATATATGAAACTGGAGATTTTTATAGCAAGTAGCAGATGTCTTTCTTTGTTACAATGAGGCTCCTTATATAGAAAACATCTTCATTATTGATACAGTTTCTTCATTATTGATACAGTAGACAGTAGTACACTATTTCATTACTTTTTTCTTGTGGTCTTCCAGCATGCTTTCTTCCTTTATGTCTTTATCTCTGTCGGCCGTTACCTTTTTCTTTTTTGTCTTCTATCATTTCATCATTTCCATTGTCATTTGTCTTTTTTTTGTCTTCTATCATTTCAGCATTTCCAGCTTACATTTTCCTTCTTTCTTTGAAATTCTTTTGGGCTTGTAAAGTAGTAATATGTTGGGCCTTTTGTAGTTAAACTACATTGGGCTGTAATATGATATTATTGATGGGCCTTTTGTAGTAAAACTACATTGGGCTTGTAATGTTTTTACTATTAGAATGTATCAGTACCTTTTTCTCCTTTTATCTTAATAGGGGTATTATTTGTATTATTTGTACTAACACTGATCACTGGTCTCTTTCTTGGACTTGTTAAAATGTGATATTGTTCTATGGTTTCTTTTGCATGTGTGTGTTTTAGGTTGATAACTTTGTCATACAGCCTTTCTAGCTCGATAGTATCTTGGGACAAAGCTTCATTGTCATAATATAGAGTAATAATTTCTTCAGCTTGTCCTCCTCGACTTGATCCAATAATATTAGCATTTCTTGCTCTCAACATGTCTTGTATCTTGATCTTTAAGGTTATGAGACCAATTGCTCTTTTTGTAGAAATCCATTCTTGGAAATTTTCTATATTACGCGGGATAGGTAGTTTCAAATTTGCATTGTCTCCACTTACTGGTATCTTTTCAGTCTTGAATATTTGACATATGACTATAGGTTTTCCCACCAAATCTGTTGAAGCATCAAATATCTGGATTCCATAAATCCCATTTCCCATGGATTCCATGTAGGCTTTTGTAGATTCCACAATTACTGTAGGTAATTTTGAAATGCTATATAATGTGTCatcaaataatattttatcaataaatgttattcccagtggactaacaatgagatttacagaagaggggttgaatgtaaatctcaaaactttttcaagttttgagtagtttctaaggctaagtgttttagtgagcaaatgtgtgtgaatggcttgaagctaatacagacagatatatattcaaacacaaatgtaaagaacacaaagaacttaaaaacttttctggtggatttgttgttccaccagagatgtgttatttcagaaaatctgtgattcaaattaaatcacagctgcttcctagtacaaactagatgattttctctctggatttttctaaacagctctggaaaattcacatctaattactagatgctacttggtttatatatcaccaagcttacaagtgaagacaaaactgtaaaatacaattaaaaaggctcttcacatgtttcttcttcatttctctatccaatgcaatttaggcttagctgttaatctttgaatacttccttgtttgcaccagaatggaaatgctgcattttcttgattcctcctagaggcttccacattccattttgtctctgtcaacccatgtgcctctgtcagcttatgaattgtcattatcaactgctaatgaactaagcatccgttgaagctttcatccgttgatgccttatccgttgaggctttatccgttgaagctttatccgttgatgcattatcagttgaagtctttatccgttgaagcacttatccattgatggatattatccgttgaagcattagagacattcgttgaagctttgtttcttatccgttgaaggtcttcaatatcagttgatacttcttcacttatacaaaa
Encoded here:
- the LOC141663761 gene encoding serine/threonine-protein kinase-like protein At5g23170 produces the protein MYEFRYQELEAATQNFSATNLIGKGSHGSVYKGVLSDGRIVAIKKQSLGLQKLQDNSKLDNEVRILSTLPKSSSNLINILGMSHDSFGNKVLVMEYLPNGTLHDLLHFTPTPPTWPKRIEIAIQIARAVQVLHDTKPLVIHRDIKTSNILFDALWDAKLADFGLAIQMFSDQSSQRVNSVSRPAGTIGYLDPCYTSPNKLSSKNDVFSFGVVLLEIISCTKAIDVTRVPATIVHWATLLIKENRVLEICDKRVTLPRYMEPMILHVVNIALRCISAKPYNRPTISEIVTDIQNCLVEPTRFPIWMTSFFPGIIFLLKKRRKIGTKRYKTTTIVCAAHEANNQVDISSKKLLLREILADATLS